Part of the Anopheles coluzzii chromosome 3, AcolN3, whole genome shotgun sequence genome is shown below.
ACAACAAACCAACCTTACCTATATTCGAACTCGATGTGCCGAGAACCGACCTCAGGTCTCGGCGGAGCATGGCCAATCGCACGGACTGTGCCCTTGTGTAgctttaatatatttatttgtgttcccAAAACCCCGATCTAAACCTTCGCGGCAAGTTTTTAGGTAAACACAGAAAAGACATAGTGCTATTGTTCCGAAATATCTAAACGCAAAATGCGCTGACGGGGCGCGCGCGTTTTGCGTATTAAGTTACTTGTGtctgttgattttatttctacAAACGGATGATCAAATCATACTAAAGCTGTACCATTATGCAACATTGAACGTGGTAAAATAAGGTCAAACCAGAAACAAATATACATCTATTACGAACATTACAAGCGgctttttgtattttatttatttgtgtgatttttgtaTGAATACGTGGAATTCCGACGGACGGCTATGCTGTGGATAAAAAATTCATTCTGCAGAGGTATTAGATTATTGCATACATTGAAGACCCGTATTGTATGACGCAATTTGTTCATAAAAAGCCGTTTTAGCATCTTCCTACGAAGTACGAAGTTGGTggaaaattcggaaaattatttattaaaaataactttTGACCAGTTCGAGCTGCCGTCTTGCCCATTGTACTGTTGTTTTCGCCAGCTTGACGTTATGGCGAGCTGTCAGTACGCTGTCAAAGATCGGAGCTGCTTGTTCGGGCAAAAACTTGTAATTTTCCTAGTTATAATAAGCAAAGTGTAACATTTTGGTACAATTTTTAGGATTTTACAAGCCTTTAAAGTGTTCTGCATTCGTTAGGAACGATTTCGCATCAATTGCGAAAGGCAGAAACGTCTCGACTGCGAACCATAATCGTCAGTGGCCATCGTCATCGTAGTCGTTGTTGCCTTCGCAATCATTAGTCACGTCAAAATATTtccttattttcatttttttccttttatcgTGCTTTACTTTCTCTGGGGTCGGGTGCTTTATCGGAACTGCACCAGAAAGTGTAGCGGAATACGCGGCGGACCAGTGTCGGAGAGTGAGTGAGAAGCAAAGCTGAGCTAAAAGAGGGTCCCTGGTCACGCATAATCCCGTCGTACGGAAGAATTCGTGATATCATCGTCATCGAGTGAATCTTGGTGGTGAACGTCTCACATCGCACACCAGATACACCCCAGACCCTGTACCAGAAACCGTACCTGTCGCCGAGTTTtctgttgcgtgtgtgtgcgtgcgtgtgtgtgtgcctcgaTTAGTGTGATtgttggtgcgtgtgtgtgttgagctAATCATCGGTCTGCAGGTCGAAAGAGTCTGTGATACGGAAGTGACGCATACAGTATGGTGAGTATTTCGTACGGGCAGGGCGGGGCGCAACTCACCCAAAGTCACCCCGTAGCTGCACCTGACTCCGATATCGCAGCTGCACTTGCATGTTGCCCGCAGCGCAGTATCTGTTTTCCATTTGCCGATGCGTGAACGACTACGGGGTGCCGAAAAACActtattatgattatgatcTTTGCAGTCGGAACAACAAATGGATTGCGCGCTCGACTTGATGCGGCGTCTTCCACCCCAACAGATCGAAAAGAACCTGATCGATCTGATCGACCTGGCGCCGGACCTGTGCGAGGATCTGCTGACATCCGTCGACCAGCCGCTAAAGATAGCAAAGGACAAGGAAACGGGCAAGGACTATCTGCTGTGCGACTACAACCGTGACGGCGACTCGTACCGTTCGCCCTGGTCCAACACGTACGACCCGCCGCTGGAGGATGGTTCGATGCCGTCCGAGCGGCTACGCAAGCTGGAGGTCGAGGCTAACCATGCCTTCGATCAGTACCGCGAGATGTACTACGAAGGAGGCGTCTCGTCCGCGTACCTGTGGGACCTGGAACACGGCTTCGCTGGCGTCATTCTGATCAAGAAGGCCGGCGAGGGCAACCAGAAGACGAAGGGCTGCTGGGACTCGATCCACGTGGTGGAGGTGCAGGAGAAGAGCTCCGGCCGGACGGCGCATTACAAGCTCACATCGACCGCGATGCTGTGGCTGCAGACCAACAAACAGGGTTCCGGTACGATCAACCTTGGCGGCAGCCTCACCAGACAGGTAAGCGACGTCATTCGGATTAAAAACAACAAGTGGAttgcgcgcgctctctccctctcgttTAGCTGGTCGCCAAAGCGCAgaagttaattttaaaccacgGCCTGCGAGTGAACGAACCTTAAGTGTGATAGGCGCCTAACAGCGATGAAATCATTAACACCAATGATCGTACCGGCCCATTTGGGTGACCCATTGTTTCGCACGACGAGGGGAGTGGAGCACGAGACGCAAAGACAAAAGGAGGgagggacagagagagagagtgaatcGTTTCGTCAGTTTCGTCGTTCGCTGCAGCGCAAAGTGCGTACGGTGTTGTGCCACTGATAATACCATTGTCATTACACGCATTCGTAGCGTTTGTTTATTCATGAAAAAGCACGAGTTAGCTTTCACTTTTGATGGTACTGATGCGCTGTGGTGTGGCGATTGTGGTGCTCGAGAGTgatgcatttttcatttttccttcaGCAAACACGACGATGCGGGCAGGACGTCGTCCAACTAGCGTTGCGTTGTGTTGCGTATGCTGCAATGCATTAATCATGATTTACCCTCCCGTTTTGCAGATCGAACAGGATGCCCCGGTGAGCGAAACGAGCCCCCATATTGCAAACATCGGGCGCATCGTCGAAGACATGGAGAACAAAATCCGTAACACGCTAAACGAGATTTACTTCGGCAAGACGAAGGACATCGTCAACGGGCTGCGAAGTATTCAGTCGCTGGCCGACACGAACCAGCAGGCGACGATGAAGAAGGATCTAGCGGCGGCGCTGCTACGACGAACTGGCAAGAGCGAGAACTGAGCAGCCAATAAGCCAGCCGGTGGTCCTCTGCCCCCTCCCCTGCCGACTTCCGTTCGACgaacaccaccatcatcggTATCcgcagccaccaccaccaccaccaccaacagcatcatcatcatcactagTAGCGTTGTTgtcgtcatcatcgttttCATCGAAGTTCAACACTTTCGTCATGCATAGTGTCGTTTTTGCCCGATATTTTCGCCAAACGGTGATATGAGTAGGCAGAAATCACCGTTCTAGGATAGAAAGATATGAGAACACAAAAGTTGCACAATCCAGCATAGTATTCGAGGCAATAGGGAGATCTTTCGTACGCGAGTGACATTCGCGATAAGCCCCGGCAGGTGGCAAACAGGGCAATCGAACAACATATGGCACGGGCTGAGTACGATccaaaacagagagagaggagagaaagGACATAACTAGCATAGAGCCAACGAAAATCACTGCATTTGCTTTGCGAAACAGGATAAGAAAGCTAGCAGAGGGAGGAAGAGGATGAGCAAACGTTGGGGCAGAAAGTCGTACCGAGCGAACCCTTACTGGCGTCGTCGTCTTGCCTGCCCTATTTACCGCAATTAACGTAGGTTAATAAAAGCTTAAATCAAACAAAGGATCGTCTACTACCATCCGGTGGAACGTGTGGTGTCGTACGTAATGGATTTTTCAAAGTTTTGAAATAGGAAACAGTAGGACATACGCTTGGCACCCCGAAAACACTAGACGGTTATTCCACCTTTCCGTTCATCTCGATGAATGGGGCTCAACACATCTTCAAGCAGAGGAGAATGCTTAACGATCGGGTAGTGTTCACGGTTTTAGCCACACCACGCTGTTCAACCATGCTTATTATTTACGCGTTTTGTCATTTTTCGTTCGCAAATCACCGTACAATAGGTGCGCGGCGCACACTCCCCATCTTTGTATTTCATTACTTTGGCGTTCGCGACGGGCAGGGTTTACACAATAATCGATTACATTTCCTATTATCTTTAATCAATATCCGTTCGTCCGAGTGTTCTCTatggggaaaaaaagaagttagaaaaaacaattcacactcacacacaccgtgAACCGTGAACGTCTTGGCGTCCGTGGAATGAGGACTAGAACACAGGATAAGGGTGTCCGATAGCTGCGAAGTAGGGGGTATGTGgggaaataatttttatatttaaacgAAATGTGCAAATGTACGAAATAGAAAGGTTCATGCGacaaaacaaatatataattaaattcaaaactAACAGAACCTGCCTGAAATCGTCGTTTTCCGTGCTCTCCGGTGCTGGTTCAAATCTCCAAAGGGCAAGTGGTTTGagttagtggtgggagctcggaatcggacctacctgattccgattccgtgttcggaatcaattccggaaccgattccgtgATCAGAATTGGccccgaaatcggaatcgacctcTGGGAGTCGAAATTTGTTCCGGTAACATAAtcagaattggaattagctccggaatgagaatcagctcttgaattgaaataagaagtctcagaagcgaaatcagtcccggaatctccatgagaatggatcgtttacaagtaaattttgattctttgctattatcaatacgtagtatcATTGAGCCGGTCTcctagtacagtcgtcaactcgtacgacttaacaacatgcccgccatgggttcaatccccaaatagaccgcgccgccatacgtaggactgactatcctgctatggggagaatcaattagtcactggaagccaagcccacaagtgggtacaggcaggccttgaccgacatcggttgttgagccaaagaagaagaagtatcaTTGAACCCAAACGTCTcttcttatggagatgccgaaactgaagccgattctgattttggagccaattccgattccggagcctaTTATGATTCCAGAGCCAATTGCGGAGCCAATCCGTAACCATTTCCttagccgattccggaaccaattttgtagccgattccggaaactgatttcGGACCTattatccggaatcgattccagaaaacttcggagctagccggaaccgattccgacaaaaacttcattttcccatcactagtttgtATACAATTTCGTATTTCGCCCTGGCTTGTCATTCTGGTTACCGTTGAAGAAACTTTACCTCTGGGAAAATCATTTTCCTTCTTGTTGACCGCAATTGGGTTGGATCTGTTCGGTTGTAACATAATACGAACTACTATTACAGTGCTGTAGCTCCGTTAATTGATAAAACACTgaaattacaatttaaaacGCTTTtctacacacaaaacacgccCACCGTAAACAAACGCGAGTTAACAACTGTCAAACCGCGTGGACCGTGACTGTGCGCCCAGTGTGCACGGTGCAGTCATTCTGCCCAGCAGGGAAATCTGGACTTTTTCCGCTGCTTTTCGCgactgtgtgttgttttgttgtgcgtgtgttgctCGCCTCgattgtgttgcttttttgtgtgtgtaaaatggTGTGCTCGTGGTGTGCAGCGAATGCCCACCAATAGTTTCGTTGCAGTTGCTCGCAAAACCGATTGCCAGCTAGGCAATTGCATTCTTCGGTGCGTGCCGTGATCCCCGAAGGGGGCCCGAAAGACAGTACGTACACTGCAATGGTTGCTAGTGTGCGGATTGTGTTCGATCCGCTAGATGTAAGTACGTGCGCTTCCGCCCTGCTGGCAAGTTTCCCTTTCGCTGGTTGGCCAGCTCCAGAAACGGATCTGTctaggggagggggggggggggagtggatCAGCATCCCACGATCGCAATTCTTCCCCACTGTGTTTACCCGTGCTTGGAGGAGGGCGGCGGCGGTCGGGGCCAGGGCGCATCCGAGCAATGTTCAGCTTGTTCACTGAAGCAGAATGACATTTCATCCGTCATCAGTCGGTGTAGCAAGTGGTGGAGCTTCAGATAAAAATCACCATCCGGCCAACACTTTCTCGGCCCATTTCACCTACATAAATCTGGTCGCGAGTGTCCGCTTACGCCAATGCCATTTGGTAAACTTTCAACTTTTTGGTGCAAAATGTGACCTCCGTTGTGGTGCGATTTTCCATCACAACCCAGCAAACGGAACTAGTccaattgttgttgtttggttgccTAAAGTTTCCATGTCGTGGGGTATTTTTGTCTACCTGGCTTCGTATCGGATGTCGTGGCCTATGGACCATTTCAAGAATTTAGCAGCCGCTTTAACCAGAGCAACATTTTGTCGAAGAAATATGTTACAAGTTCTTGTGCTCTATCAGCGTTTTGATCATTGCAAGGGACGGAAGCATGCCGAATCCAACATTCCCTACAGATTTCACTACACTTTCCCTAAAGTGGATAGAAATGGTGTGCCGCCCATTCATTGAAACGCTCATTGCTCGATCGTGCATTTAAACGCCTTCCGAGCGATTCGATCCTATCTCGCCCACATCACCTTCCATGCGCAAAGTGCAATGCAGAAGCGATCGGTTGTGTATGCGGAACCGCTTTCTATGCTGTTAATTGAAGAACGATCATTTTCGCACCCCAGCAGGCTGTGAAACTTTCCGCAATCCGGCCACAGCGCCTCATCTGCTGCCTTCCCAGCCTTTCAGCTTAGAGCCCCTATTTTTGGatatttaaatacattttcttctttttcttttaggATCATCCATGAAAAGTGACAGTGTTGAAGGTTGAAgaggcaacaaaacaaaagtatgACGAACTaattagaagaaaacaatTGACAACGAAATCGCTTGTGGAACGCTTGTGAAAATGGCATCGAGCGAAAACAACAGCGACGATGGAGGTAGGTTGTGATGGTGGTTCACTGTTTGCATGAAATCTGCTCTGAAAAAACACCGGCTTCCATTTCTTCAGGACACAATGTCTTTTCAGGGTTCTCGAGCTCGAACGGTAGCGCGCCGGAGTACGAGCATCTGATGCAGTTCGAGTATCTCAAGACCAAGTACCGCGATGTGGTGTCCCAGCTGAAGACGGTTTCGAACGAGAAGCAACGGCTGGAGCACGATTTCCAGTTGCTCAAGAAGGAACTGGAGGGCAAGGGCGACTTCTTCAACAGCACCTACCACGAGTACAGCGGGCTGAAGCAGAAGTACGACACGCTGCGCCACCGGTATGAGGAAATGACGAAAGACCCATCGCACTACATCAAAGTGTGCGAGGAGCTAAAAAAGGAGCGCAACAAGTACAAGGAGCTGCTGAAGGCGACGGAACTCGAGCTCGAGACGGTGCTGTCGGAGCGGGGCAGTGTGCTGAAGGAGAACCAGAAGCTGTACGACAAGAACGAAGCACTGGAGCGGGAGGTGCAGGGTAAGGTGAAGGAGTGCGGAGCGTTGAAGGAAAAGATTGAGCTGCTAAAGACGCGCCAAGAGTACCAGCAGCTGTCGAACGAGAGCAGCTGGAGCAAGGAGCTGTCGGACAGCAAGGATAAGTTCAGTATTGTGTCGGAAAATTTGGAATCGGCCAACCAGGAGATTGAGCGGCTGAAGAAAGCGCTCGACAAAGCGAAGGCGGAGATAGCGAAAGCCGTCCACGACACCGAGGTCGCCAAGCAGCGCCGGGACTGGGCGATATCGGAGCGGGAAAAGATTGTCCAGGAGCGGGACAGTGTGCGGAACTTGTGCGACGAAATACGCAAAGAGCGCGACACGGCCACGTCGAAGCTGCTGGCAGCGATACGGGACAAGGACGATGCGCACAAGAAGATCGAACTGCTAACCGATCAGTTGGAGCAGGTGACACGCGACAGTATTAACAACAATGCCACTGCGGGAGGCCAAAACGCGTCCAATTTGCCGGGGGGCGGTGGACCCCCGGCGCAACCGAACGGTCCCGGGACGGGAACGCCAACCACGCCGAACGCCTCGCTGGTGTCGATGAACAACAGCACCAGCCATCGGAATTCGCACTACAGCAGCTTCAGCTCGATCTACAACCTGGAATCGCTGCAGCAGTACGACGTGGAGATGGTGGAAATCGACACCTCGCCCCTGCTGAGCAATTCCTCCGACTGGGGGCTCACGATCAGCGGCGATCTCGATCACAGCTACGGCAGCGATCACAGCAACACGAAGAATCTCTGCGGCCCGTACGTGGCTGCCGTGGAGCACGACTCAATCTTTGCCGGCAAGCTCAAGCCGAACGATATCATCTGCCAGATAAACAACCACGACTGCAGCACGTTCTCGCGGCGCATGATCTATCGCACGATCCGCAACAGTGTGCCGCAGTGCATCATTACGGTGAAGCGGCCGACGAAGCGCTTGCTGCCGGTGCAGATTCCATTCACCAGCACGAACCGCAACCACGGTCTTTGCCTCGAGCTCGGGCTGTACATCGCGAAGCTGGAGCCGAACTCGATCGCGGCCAAGGACGGCCGGCTGGCGGTCGGGGATCGGATTTTGTCCATCAACAACAAACCGATGGAAAGCATCAAGAACATCAACGATGTGCACGCTTACATTAACGATATGCGCAACAGCAGCCTCAACCTGATCGTCATCAAGGAAATGCCCGAAAGCCACCCGAGCTACGCCAGCTTCTACCAGCCCCGGTTGAAGCACATCCGCAACACTACCAGCTGCACGCAGACGGACAACTCGCTGTCGACGTTCGGCAGCCAGCACACCACGAACACGAGCAGCGTGAACACGAGTGCCAACGCAATGACCATGATGAACCATCGGTTGAGCCTGGAGTTTGACAATAACAATCACTTCCTGCCGTCGGTGATGCCTTCCTCGGCGTACCAGCCTTCATCGAGCACGCCCAACTCGGTCGCGGCTAGTACGCCCTCGTCGACCAAATCGGCCTCCAAGCTGACGGAGTTTATTCAGAAGATTAAGGACAAGATGGCGATAAGCAATCACAGCAAGGAGGCGGGTGGTCCGGGCGGTAGTCAGGAGCACGATGCGATCGCGGCCCTCGATTCCGTGCTGGACAGCGATGAGCAGTCGCGGGATGGGAAACGCTCGAAGCGTCGCAGCAAGAACGACCCGCACCACCAGTCGGAGGTGCCGCGTGGGACGTGGCCCAGGGTTAACATGGCAATGCACATAAACGAGACGCATCCCGGAACGATagtgcagaagaagaagatcagaCCCCAGCTAACCATCCCGCGAGGGGGTGGAGATCTGGACAATAACAACTACTTTGCCGCTGTGCTGAATGAAGCCCACACGATTCCCACCACTTTCCAACCGAACACGGTGCCTAGTGGATCGCTGTCTCCCGGAGGGATTaccagcggtggtggtggtggtggagcaaGTGCGACAGGACCGGGTGGAAATGGTGGTATCGTTGGATCCGGCCCATCTTCCGGACAGGGAACGCTGCCGAGCTCAAGCAAACGCAACTCGAACCCCGTTATGCCGATGGATTTAAACCGTCTGCTTGCCGCAAAGTATGGAGAAGCGACTGCCGGAATGGCTGGTGGTCCTATCGCTGGAGGGGTGCCGACAGGGGTGCCTACGATGGGCAAATCCAACACTATTGTGCCGTTTCCGCGATCGTCGACGTACGACGATCGGCACCATGACGGTGGCGGGTTGAATCTAAACAAGCATCGCTTCAGTCTGAACTTTCCACCGACGAGCAAGCAAcaaatgcagcagcaacaaatgaTGCTTGCGccacaccagcagcaaaacTCGCTCGATTTCATTCCCATTCCAACCTCTTCGTCGCAGAAGAGCAATCACTCGATCGATTCGGCCAGTGCGCCCCACTCACTGTCCAAAAGCCCACCGACTTACTATTCCGGAACGGCGGCGGCCTCGCTCGGTATTCCTACGTCGAAAACGACGGAATTCTTCATGACGTCCAAGATCACCAAATCGTTGTCGAAGTACTCGAGCGACAACGAGAGCATCGATACGGAAACGCTTTCCCTCGGCGGTGGGATGGGCGGCATGCATGGGACGGGGACGCCCATGAGTGGCATGTCGGCGAACATGGGTGCAacgggtggcggtggtggcaacCAGGGCATCGCAGGCGCGATGGTTGGTCCGGGAAATACCAACACACTTCCACTGACCCACATGCGAAAACATTTGATGGGCAACAGCGGTTcgggaggtggaggaggatcGTCCTCCAACCGAAGCGGCAGCACAGTACACCCAGCAGCGACGGCTGGTTACGGAGCAACCATATTTCCCGGTTCCTATCCCCATCCGTTCATGCGCAATCACCACCAACCGGGCGGTGGCCAgagtggtggcggtggagcTAGTGCTAGCATTGCAAACGATGCCTTGCTGAGCTATCCAGCGGCTGCCAGCGGTGGAGGAGGTGGCGGAGGCACTGGGCCGGCAGCAATGGGACATCATTCGCACGGTGCTTCCATGGACTATTCTGCGTATCGCTACAGTCAGATTCAATCGTCGAAGGAAGACGTTCCTATATCCGGTTATACGGGCGGCTACGAAGGCGGTACGTTTCCCCGGAACAAAAGCCACCTAACGAGCAATAgcaaccatcatcaccatcatcaccatcaccaccatcagggGGGCTTTCGCATTCCCTCGAACCAGAGTGTAACGAGCCGGGGCAGTGGCATCAAGATCAGCAACGGTTCGATCGATTGCAGCAGCTCCGAACGTGCCTCGCCAATACCAACGTTCGAGGTGCAGGTGCTGAAACCAGGGCACGCTCCACCCGGGGGCGGCGGGCCCGGCTCCAACAAGCGCAGCTCCCTGCAGGACTATGGCCACTCGAAGCCGAACGTAGGCGAGCTGCGGCTGGTGCAGATCGACAAGAGTGAAATGTCGCTCGGAATCAAAATTTTCTGCCGACGCAATGGAGGGGGCGTGTTCGTGTCGAATGTGGGAGAAAACAGTCTAGCCAGCAAGGTCGGTTTGCACATAGGCGATCAGCTGCTGGAGGTGTGCGGGATAAACCTACGCAAAGCGACGTACGAGCTGGCCGCGCATGTGTTGCGCCAGTGTGGCAACTCCATTACCATGCTCGTGCTCTACAATCCAGTGGTGTACAGCAACCTCACTACCAGCGAGGACAATGTTGCTCGTTCGGGGTCGCCCACACCGCAGAACTCGCCGCGCTCGATGGGACGCTCGCTCATATCGGCCGTAAACACCACGGCCGTTAACGCTATGACCGGTACGATGACCGCCCCTAAAACATCGTCCCTGGTGAAGGCACAGGAGTTCAGCGACAGTCTGGAGCACCAAACGCAGCTGCACGATGACGAGGAGGACGGTTCCGTGGCTGTCGGCAGCTCCGGCGTTGGCGGCGGTCAAAGCAACATGTACAAAGAGCAGCCGCGCGAGATCTACATTGAGACGCGTAAAACGTCCAACCTGGGCATAACGTTGGTCGGTGGCAACGCTTACGGCATCTTTGTGCATGGTGTACAGAAGGATTCGATCGCGGATCAGGCCGGACTGCTGGTGGGCGATCAGATACTGGAGTTTAACGGCACGGATATGCGTCGTTCGACGGCGGAGCACGCAGCGCTCGAGATTGCAAAGCCCGCCGACCATGTGAAGGTGCTCGTGTTGTACAACATTCAAAGTATGTTCCCCAATGCCGGAGGCCCCATTTGTACGCCGTTGTAAGAACTGCTCATCATTGCTTGAtattgtttcttgtttttctccGTTTGCAGAGTTCAATCAAATCAAAGATAAACCTGGAGATGCACTGTACATCCGCGTCGGGTTCGATCGTAACTGCGATCAGGGTGACTCGGAGCTATCGTTTACGAAGGACGAGGTGCTGTTCGTCGACAACACCATGTTCGGTGGAATTCCCGGTAAATGGCGTGCTTGGAAGCTGGACGAATATGGCCACAAGAGGCAATGCGGCATCATTCCCAACAAGCTAAAGTGAGTGTCCGATTGATGCGCAGTTAAGTTCGAAGTCCTGTTCTTTTGCTAACCTTTTTCCAACCCGTTTTGCAGAGTGGAGGAAGAGCTACGATTGC
Proteins encoded:
- the LOC120956831 gene encoding F-actin-capping protein subunit beta — encoded protein: MSEQQMDCALDLMRRLPPQQIEKNLIDLIDLAPDLCEDLLTSVDQPLKIAKDKETGKDYLLCDYNRDGDSYRSPWSNTYDPPLEDGSMPSERLRKLEVEANHAFDQYREMYYEGGVSSAYLWDLEHGFAGVILIKKAGEGNQKTKGCWDSIHVVEVQEKSSGRTAHYKLTSTAMLWLQTNKQGSGTINLGGSLTRQIEQDAPVSETSPHIANIGRIVEDMENKIRNTLNEIYFGKTKDIVNGLRSIQSLADTNQQATMKKDLAAALLRRTGKSEN